DNA from Amycolatopsis sp. DSM 110486:
CATCCACTGCCGCCGAGGTGCTCGACGGCGTCGACCTCACCGGCCTTCGCGCCATCGTCACCGGAGGCGCGTCCGGCATCGGCCTCGTCACCGCCCGGACTCTGGCGGCGGCCGGCGCCGACGTGACCGTGGCCGTCCGCAACCCGAAGGCCGTCGAGGATCTGCCCGCTGTGCAGCTCGACCTGGCGGACCGCGCGAGCATCGCGGCTTTCACCGCCGCGTGGGACGGCCCGCTGCACATCCTGGTCAACAACGCCGGGGTCATGGCGCTGCCCGAGCTCACGCGCACCGCCGACGGGTGGGAGCGGCAGTTCGCCGTGAACCACCTCGGCCCGGCCGCGCTCACCCTCGGCCTGCACGACGCCCTCGCCCAGGCCGGCGGCGCCCGCGTGGTCAACGTCGCGTCCTCGGCCCACCTCATGGCCGCGGTGGACTTCGACGACCCGCACTTCGAGCGCACGCCCTACGAAGCGTGGACCGCCTACGCCCGCTCGAAGACCGCGATGATCCTCTTCACCGTCGCCCTCGCCGAACGCTGGGCGGCCGACGGCATCACCGCCAACGCGCTGCACCCGGGCGGCATCATGACCAACCTGCAGCGCCACCTCGACGAAACGCAGCTCGGCTTCGTCGGCGCCCTCGACGACCACGGCAACGTCCTCGCCGTCCCGCCGGGCTGGAAGACTCCGGACCAGGGCGCGTCGACGTCGGTGCTGCTCGCGGGTTCGCCCCTGGTCGAGGGGATCACGGGCCGCTACTTCGAGGACACCGCCCTCGCGCCGGTCCAGCCGAACCCCACCCCGGACGGCAAGGGTGTCGCGCCGTACGCGATCGACCCGGCGCTGGCGGCGCGGCTGTGGGACGAGACGCAGAAGATGCTCGGCTGAGGCCGCTGACCACAGTGGACGGTCCGGGACCGGCTAGCGTGCGGCTCCCGGAACTCCGAGCTCCTTCAGGAACAGGTCGTGGAAGCTGAGCCCGAGCACCTGGCGCACGTCGGGCTCGGCCCAGCCGCGGTGGCGGAGCTCGGCGGTGATGCGGGGGAGCCCGGCCGGGCCTTCGAGGCCGGGCACGAACTCGCGCGCCGTGCGGTCGTCCCACGAGCGTTCGTCGGCACGGCGGAGGCTGTCGGAGACCTCCTTGATGAAGTCGGGGCCGAGGCCGACGTGGGCGACGCCGACGACGTCCGCCGCGTGTTCGATGTGGTCGGCGACGCGGGCGACGGTGTGCTCGTGCTCGTCGACGAACTGGGCCAGGACGTTGATCCCCACGACCCCGCCGGCGTCGGCGATCGCGCGCAGGCGGGCGTCGGTGAGGTTGCGGTGGTGGGCGCGCACGGCGAAGGCCGAGGAGTGGGACGCGACCAGCGGCCGGGTGGCGAGCTCCAGCAGGTGGTCGGTGGACGTGGCGCCGAGGTGGGAGACGTCGAGCATGATGCCCAGCTCCTCGCACACCGCCACGGCGTCCACGCCCGCACTCGTGAGGCGGCCGCCCGTGTCGTCCTCGGCCGAGCCGTCGGCGAGCATTGTGCGCCCGAAGTGCGTGAACGACGCCATCCGCACGCCGAGCCGGTGCAGCGTCTCGAACAGGCCGACGTCGAGGCCCACGGCTTCGCAGCCCTCCAGCGCCAGCAAGAGGGCGATCCGGCCGTCGGCGAGGGTTTCGCGGATGTCGTCGCCGGTGAGGCACAGCCGCACGGCATCGCGGTTGCCGGCCTCGACGCGCCAGGCGGTTTCGATCATCCGCAGCGTCTGGCGCAGCGCGCCTTCGGGGCGGAACTCGGGTTCGAGGAACACCGGCAGCACCTGGAGGTCGACGCCGCCGGCGCGCAGCTGCGGCAGCCATACGCTGCGGAAGTACGCGGCCTGCCGGGCGGCGGGGTAGCGCGAGCAGAGCATGAGCAGGTCGTTGTGCGCGTCCGCGACCACGGCGTCGTGGTGCATGGCGTTGTGGTGCATGGCGTCGTGGTGCAGGGCGACTGCTTCGGTCATGACAAGGCACTCCTCGACGGTCCACAGTGGAATCGCCGACGAGTGTAGGCGTGTGGTGGCTGTGCCGTCACGTGGTGATGTTCTGAGAGCACGCCGTCAGGACGCTCGGCTCATGATGGCACTGAGCCGGCGCGCGGCGACCTTGGTCGTCGCGCTGAGCTCGGTCAGGCGGTCCAGTGCCCGGCTCGTCGGCGCGGACACGTTGAGCGACGCGATGATCCGCCCGGTCGCGTCCCGCACGGGCGCGCCGACCGACAGCAGCCCGCCCTCCAGCTCGTCGATCGCCACGGTGCAGCTCTCCTGCCGCTCGTGGTGCAGCCGTTCGAGCACCTCGGCCACGCTGCGCAGCGCGCGCGGGCCGAACTCGCCCGGCGGCGTGCGCGACAGCAGCGCGCGGATGTCGTCGTCCTCGTGGTCGAGGATCAGCGCGCGGCCCGACGCGGTCACGTGCAGGGGCGAGGTCCGCCCGACCCAGCCGCCGGCCTGCACGGTGTGGGGCGAGCGCTCACGCAGGATCGTGAACGACTGGTCGCCCTGCAGGATCGACAGCAGCGCACTTTCGCCCGTCTCGGCGACCACGGCGCGCAGCACCGCCGTGCCGCTGCCGAGCAGCCGCTGGTCGCCGGCGTGCGCCGCGAGCACGTGCAGCTGCCAGCCGAGCCGGTACCCACGCGTCTCGGGGTTCTGCTCGACCAGCCCGTGGGCGGACAACGCCTTGAGCATCCGCGAGATCTGGCTGCGCTCACGGCCCACGTGGCGGGCGATCTCGGCCCCGGACAGCTCGGGGTGGCGCGTCGCGGTGCCAGTGTCCGAGACTTCGGCCCGGTTGGGGGCACTGCCGTTCGACGCCGGTGCTCCGACGGTCACCCTCCGCACGGCCGGCGGCGGTGGGCACGGGTCCCCTGCGGACCGTCCGGTCGAGGCGGTGCTGCGCGACGTGCGTGACGAGCTGCTTTCCGTGGAGGAGGCGCTCGACGTGTACGGCGTGACCGTGGACCTGGAGGCGCTGACCGCGACGCGGAACGCTTGATCCTCGGTGTGAGCACCATGGTCCCGAGCGCGTGGTGAGCTCCGTAGCGGAGATTCGCTCCCGGTACCCCGGGGGTGAATCTCCGCCGCAGAGGAGATGATCTCGAAACAGTCCGATGAGGACAGTCGGTTCCCCGGTTCTCCGGGCAGGTCGAAGGGCGTCGCCGACCTCGTGGACCGGCGACGCCCGGTCGGCGCGACCTGGCTGGGACCGCGTGCCGCGCCTGAAATTCGGGTACCCCGTCTCGCGGGGGTGAAACCTTGCCGGGACGTGCGAAGCGCTGCCGTCTTCGCTGGTCGTGCTTACACTCGGATGGGTGACGGAGCACTCCGGCGAGACCCGCGATGAGAAGCTCGGGCGGAACGTGAGTGAGCTCCTGCAAGAGCTGCGGGTGGCCCAGGCCGGGGTGCAGATCCTGTTCGGGTTCCTGCTTTCGGTGGTCTTCACCTCCCTGTTCCGCGAGGCCAGCGGGTTCGAGAAGGGCCTGCACATGGCGGCCGTCGTGCTCGCGGTGGCAGCGACGGCAATGCTCACCGCACCCGCGGCCTGGCACCGGTTGCTGTTCCGGACGGGCAGCCGCGAGCACATCCTCACCGTGGGCAACCGCGTGGTGGTCGCCGGGCTGGTCTGCCTGGCTCTGGCCATCACGGTGACGGTCGCGCTCATCGCGAAGGTCGTCTACGGCGCGGCGGCGATGTTCGGCGTGGCCGGCTTCGCGCTGTTGCTCTTCGTCGTGTTCTGGGGTGTCGCGCCGCGCTTGCTCAGACGCCGGTGAGCCACACCTGGACCCGATCGGCGGGAAGATTTTCAACGCCGTGCCCGCTTCCGGGCACAACGGCTACGCTGGGGCGCCTGCGTTGCCACGGGAGGCCGGGATGACCACGTCGGAGAGCGGGCTCGAGAACGTCGACATGAAGGTCGAGGTGCTCGTGATCCCCGTCGCGGATGTCGAGCGGGCCAAGGCGTTCTACACGGGAATCGGCTGGCGCCTGGACGAGACGCCGCCGTGGATCGTGCAGCTGACCCCGCACGGGTCGCCGTGCTCGGTGCAGTTCGGGGCGAACCTCACGGACGCGAAACCCGGGTCGGCGAAGGGGTACGTGGTCGTCTCCGACATCGAGGCGACGCGCGCCGCGCTGGTCGCTGCCGGCGTCGCCATGAGCGAGATCGTCCACTTCGGCCCGGACGGGCCGGAGCCCGGGGTGGACCCGGATCGCACCAGCTACCGGTCGCAGGCCACGTTCGCCGATCCCGACGGGAACCAGTGGCAGCTGCAGGAGATCACCACGCGGCTGCCCGGGCGGGTCGACGCGGCGGAGACGTCGTTCGCGTCGGTGAGCGACCTGGCCGACGCGATGCGCCGCGCGGAGGTGGCGCACGGCGAGCACGAGAAGCGCACCGGCCAGGCCGACGCGAACTGGCCGGAGTGGTACAGCCGGTACATGGTGGCGGAGCGGGCGGGCACGGAACTGCCGCTCTGAGGGATTTCACGAGGCGGCATTTCACGAGGGGGCTTTCACGAGCACGGAGGACGGATGGCGGACGTCGAGCGGGGGCGGGGTCTGGCGGGCCAGACCGTCGTCGTCATCGGAGGCAGCGCGGGGATCGGCCTGGAGACCGCGCGGCTCGCGCGGGCCGAGGGTGCGCAGGTCGTGCTGACCGGGCGCGATCCGGAGAAGCTCGACAAGGCCGCGGCCGATGTCGGCGCGCAGGACACCTCGGCCTTCGACGCGACCGACCCCGCGGCGATGGCGGCGTTCTTCCAGGGCCTGGCCGCCGTCGACCACGTCATGATCACCGCGGGGGCGCCGCGCTACGGGCCGCTGCTGGCGATGTCGGCGGCCGAGATCCGCGACGCGTTGAGCGACCACCTCGTGGTCGGCCTCGAAGTCGCCCGCAGCGCCGCCGCGAAAATGCCCCCGGGTGGCTCGCTCGTCCTGATGGGCGGCACCGGCGGCCGGCGGGTGAACCGCGCGCTCGGCATCGTGTCCTCGGCCACCGCCGCGCTGCCCCCGTTCGCCGCGACGCTGGCCCTCGAGATCGCACCGGTGCGGGTGAACCTGATCGCCGCGGGGTTCGTCGACACGCCGTTGTCGGCGTCACTGCTGGGCGAGGGCCTGGACGAGCGCCGCGCCGAACTGCGCGCCACGCTGCCCATCGGCCGCGTCGTCACCCCGGTGGACGTCGGCGCGCTCGCCGTGCACCTCATGACCAACACGGCGCTGACAGGCGCAACGTACGACATCGACGGTGGGCAGCAGTTCGTCTTCTGACGCTCGGCCTCCGGCGGTGACCCGGCCGGCGAGCACGGTCAGACGGAGCGAGTCTCGGGCGGGCAAGTCCCGTTTCCGAAGTGCGGATTTGCCCGTCAGTCCATTGAGGACCGTCGAGTCGATGTGGCGAGGGTCGAGCCCGGCGAGCGGACGGTCGACGAGCCGCTGGTCGGGTGTGGCGATCAGGCGCCTCGGGGCCCGAACGCGCCGGCGAGATCGTCGGCCGTGAAGGCCCGGCCGCGGTGCGACGGTAGTGCACGCCGTGGCGGGCGAGGCGCTGCCGGAGCGGCCCGGCGTCGAGGTAGCCCTCGGCGAGCCCCAGGACTTCGTCACCGCCAGGCGCTGCGGAGCCCAGCGCCACGTGCCGGGGATCAGCGCCGGCCAGCCGGGCCGGGCAGCCGTTCGCGCAACGAGGTCGACTCGACGTTGGCGAGCCGGCGCGGCCGCTTCGTGGGCGGCCGCCACCGTCGGCCGCGGCGGTCCTGGCAGGCGGTGCCGAGCCGGACGGCCCGCACCGCGCGGCCGCGGTCACCCGGCCGTTCCGCCCGTGTCGCGCACGGTCGATGGCGGTCCGCCGAGGGTGCACCGCAAGGGCGGTCAGGCCACGCCGAAGAATGATGCTTGGGGACGGGGAGTGGACGAATCGGCAGGTCAGTCGGTTTCCGGCTGCTGCCATTCGCGTCCGGCGCGCTGCGCGGCGATCCGGATCTCGTTGCCGGTTTCCCGGCGGTTCTGCCCGGGCAGTTCGGCGGCCCGCGGCGTGGGTTCGGCGTCCGCGTCCGGCTGTTGTCGGGTCTCCTGTTCGGCCATGGTCATGGTTGCCTCCGTTCTCTTTGCCCCACAACGATTCCGGATACCCGCCCCCGCGGCAAGCAAACGCGACTCCGCTTCACCCGGAAGGTGAGGGGTTGCGCATTCGGCCGGCGACCCGTCGACCCCGGCCCGGCAGGCCGGCGGCGCCGCCCGAGTACCCGCCGTTCCACAATGATCCGGAGGTGCCCACGGCGCCCCTGCACCTCGAAAGGCCAGCAGGTTCAGGCGATCCTGGGCCCAAGAAAGTCCGATGTGGACATTCGAGTGTGGATCGTGCGACGCGTCGGTGAACCGCGTTCACGCCGAGCGCCCCGCCGACCTCGAACCGGTGACCGGCGCAGCGCGAGGGCGCCGGCGTCGGACAGCGCTGGGGGTCGGATCGGTCAGTCGCCGCCGCGGAAGTTCTCCGTCCCGCGGCGGGACCGGCCGTGCTCGTCCTCCAGCGGCGTTTCCCGTTCGGCCCACCGCGAAGGCGGCGGACGGTTGCCGCTCGAGTCCTCGTCGGCGGCCACGCGGTGGAGTTCGAGGGTGGGTCGTTCGTCGTCCACGGTCGCTCCCTTGGTCAGTCGTCGCCGGGCCACTCGCCGCTGGCCTTCTCGTAGCCGACGGCGCCGGCGCGCTCGGCGGCGGCCTTCACCGCGCCGAAGATCGCGCCCTGCACGGCCGCGGCGATGAGGATCTCCTGCCAGCCGCGGTGCTTGTCCGTCGCGCTCGGGGCGTCGTCCTCGCCGGCGATCCGCTGCCACAGCAGCTTGAAAACCTGCCCGGCGACCAGACCGCCGAGGGCGCTGACGGCGAAGTTCAAAGGTTTGTACAGCGTCTTTTTCATGCCGGCCGGGTACCCCGGCGCGAGCGAGGCTCAACCTCGGCCGTGACCGGCGTAGGCTCCGGTGACCGCGGTTCACCAAGAAGCCGTCTGCCGTCGTCCCGGCCGTGCCGAGGACTGCGGAGACCGGCCGGGCCCGCGTACCTGGCGTCTCCGCCGATGCGTGGAGGGAGGCCTGCCGTGGCGGAACCCCTCCCGGACGTGGCCGCGAACCGAGCAGCTGGCCGTGGAGCTCGAGCTCGGGCCCCCCGTGCTGCTCATCGACCTGCGTGAGGTCACTTTCTGCTCGTCCGACGGCATCAGCGCCCTCGTCCGGGCCCACGAGGCCGCCCGCGTCGCCGCGGTGCCCTACGCGATCGTCACCGGCCGGGTCGCGGTGCTGCGTCCCCTGCGGATGCTCGCGCTCGACCGCGTGCTGCAGGTTCACCGCGACCTGTCCGACGCGAAGGCGTGGCTGGGGATCGTGTCGCGGCTGCGCTCCTGACACCGGCCGCGTCCGCGTGCGTGAGGGCGCGGCCGGCCCACAGGGGGCGTCGCCGGCGCACCTGCGGTGTCAGGGCTGCGAGAGTCCCAGGTGGTCTCGCAGCGTCGTACCCGAGTACTCCGTCCGGAACACCCCGCGGTCCTGCAGCAGCGGCACCACGGTGTCCGCGAACTCGTCGAGCCCGCCCGGCGTCACGTGGGGCACGAGGATGAACCCGTCGGCGGCATCGTTCTGCACGAGGTCGTTGATGGCGGTCGCGACGGTCGTCGGGGAGCCGATGAACGTCTGGCGCCCCGTGACCTCGATGATGACCTCCCGCGCGGTCAGGTTCTTGGCCTCCGCGAGCTGGCGCCACTCCTTCGCCGTGGCCAGCGGGTCCCGGTACATCCGCACGCTGGCGCGGCCCTTCGAGATCAGGTCCTCGCCGACGACCGGGTCGAAGTCGGGCAGCGGGCCGTTCGGGTCGTGCTCGGACAGGTCGGTGTTCCAGAGCTGTTCGAGGAACTTGATCGCCGTCTGCTCGCTGACCTGCTGCAGCCGCACCACGTGGGCTTTCTCGTGGGCGTCGGCGTCGGTGTCGCCAAGCACGAAGGTCGCCGCGGGCATGATCACGAGCTGGTCGGGCGTGCGGCCGTACTTCGCGAGGCGGCCCTTCACGTCGCGGTAGAACGGCCGGCCGGTCTCGAGCGTGCCGTAGCGGCTGAAGATGGCGTCGGCCGTGGCGGCGGCGAACTCGCGACCCTCGTCGGAGTCGCCGGCCTGGATGGTGACCGGCCGGCCCTGTGGGCCACGCGGCACGGGGAAGCGGCCGTCGATGGTGAAGTGCTGATCGTGGTGGGAGAACGCGCCGGCGTGGGGGTCGGACAGGAAGCGGCCGGTCGCCTTGTCCGCGAGGACCTCGTCGCCGCGCCAGGAGTCGAACAGCTCCCAGGCCGTGCGCAGGAACGTCTCGGCGCGCGAGTACCGCTGGTCCTGCGGCAGGAAGCCGCCGCGGCGGAAGTTCTCGCCGGTGAAGGCGTCCCACGACGTCACGACGTTCCACGCCGCGCGCCCGGCCGAGAGGTGATCCAGCGACGCGAACTGGCGCGCCACGTCGAACGGCTCGTTGAACGTCGAGTTGATCGTGCCCGCGAGCCCCAGCCGCTCGGTGACTGCGGCCAGCGCCGAGAGGACCGTGAACGTGTCGGGGCGCCCGACGACGTCGAGGTCGTAGATGAGGCCGTTCTGCTCGCGAAGCCGCAGGCCTTCGGCGAGGAAGAAGAAGTCGAACTTGGCGCGCTCGGCCGTCTGCGCGAGCTTCACGAACGAGCTGAACTCGATGTGGCTGCCCGCCTCCGGGTCGCTCCACACAGTGGTGTTGTTGACGCCCGGGAAGTGCGCCGCGAGGTGGATCTGCTTCGGCTCGGTCATCGGGTCCCTCCTCAGGCGGCGTAGCGGTTCGCGGGGCGGGGCAGGCCGAGCAGGCCCCGCAGCGTGGCGGCTTCGTAGTCGTGGCGGAACGCGCCGCGCCCGCGCAGCTCGGGCACGAGTCCGCGCGTGACGGCGGTGAGGTCGTCGGGCAGCGCGCCCGGTCGCAGCCGGAACCCGGTCAGGCCGGCGGCGTGCCAGTCGAGCAGCAGGTCGGCGAGCTCGGCGGGCGTGCCGGTGAAGACGTGCGCGTCGGAGGTGTACTCGGTGCCGGCGAGGTCGTCGAGGCGCGCCTTGCGGTCGGCGGCGGCGCCCGGCTTGTCGTCGAGGAACACCACGAGGTCGGCGAACACTCGCAGGCGCTCGTCCACGGCGGCGCGGATTTTCGTGACGTCCGCCCGGTCTTGCGGTGTCACGTACACGAGGTCGGCGGCTTTGTCGGCCAGCCGGTAAGCACGGTCGTTGTGCGCCAAGGCGGCGACGGGCGGCTGGCCCTGCGGCGGCCGCGGCGTGATCGACGGGCCCTTCACCGAGAACCAGCGGCCCTCGAAGTCGATGTAGTGCAGTTTCTCGCGGTCGACGAACCTGCCGGTGGCGACGTCGCGGATCTCCGCGTCGTCCTCCCAGCTGTCCCAGAGCCGGCGCAGCACCTCGACGTAGTCCGCGGCCTCGTCGAACAGGTCCGCGGCGTCGGCCGGTTCGCGACGGCCGAAGTTGCGGTACTCCTCCTCGTGGCGCGACACCTGCACGCGCACGCCCGCCCGGCCGCCGCTGACGTAGTCGAGCGTCGCGATGGCCTTCGACAGGTGGAACGGCTCCGTGTGGGTGACCACAGCCGTCGGCACCAGGCCGATGCGCGAGGTCACCGGTGCGACGCGCGAGGCGATGAGCACCGCGTCGAGCCGGCCCTGGACGACGTCGGTGCGGTCCTCGAACGGGCCGCGGGCGTCGGCGCGCAGGGACAGGAAGTCCTCGAAGGTGACGAAATCCAGCTTCGCCGCTTCGGCCTCCTGCACCAGGCCGGTCCAGTACCCGGCCGTGAGCAGCTCGGCCGGCCGTGCCGCCGGCTCCCGCCACGCCGCCGGGTGCCAGCCGGCTCCCTCCAGTGCGACGGCGAGCAAGGGTCCACCTGCCATGTGCGCGTCCTTTCCGCTCGGCCTGCCTTCGCAGTGTGCGCCGGGACACGCGGGTGCGGCAGCCGGAACCAGCCATTGGGAAAGCCGGGGTTTTCCCGCCCGATCGGGAATAACGCGGGGGAGTAGCGTCCACGCGGGAACCCGGCGTGGACGAGGGAGTGGTGATGGCGGGAGAAGGCCTGGTGACGGTCGCGAGCAGCCGGCCGGTGGGGGAGACCGTGGACCGGCTCGTGGAGCTGGCCGAGAACGCGGGGCTGATCGTGTTCGCGCGCATCGACCACGCGGCCAACGCGGTCGCCGCGGGCCTCGAGCTTCGGCCCATGCAGCTGCTGGTGTTCGGCCACGGCCGCGGCGGCACCCCGCTGCTCGCCGACGGCCCCACGAGCGGCCTCGATCTGCCGCTGAAGGCGCTCGCCTGGGAAGACGACCAGGGCGCCGTCCACGTCACCTACAACGACGCCACGTGGCTCGCCGAGCGCCACAACCTGGGCGACGGCAGCGCGGCCGCGGTGGGGGCGCTGGGCAAGGGGCTCGCGACGCTGGTGGGGAAGGCGACGGAGTAGCGCTCCTCAGCTCATCAACGACGAATGCCGCGCAGCGGTCGTCACCGGGCCGACCAGGGTGGGCTGCAGGCGGCGGGCCGCGTCGAGGTGGTCGGCGGTCCAGATCATCTTCACGGCGGTCGCGGTGCCCTGGTGGTCGTCGCCGGAGAGGTCGCGGTGGACGGCCGTCAGGAGGCGCGCGTCGGCGGCCGGGTCGCGGGACTTCAGCGGCGGGACGATGCCGGAGCCGGTGAGGGCGTCGGCGGTGGCTTCGTACCAGCGGGCCAGTTCGTCGCTCGCCGCGAGGACCTCCAGCCGCGCGGCGGTGCGGTCGCCGACGGCGCCGCCGGTCTCGCGGCGCCACAGGTCCAGCACGGCCTCCGCCGTCAAGCGGAGGACCGCGACGGCCGTGATCATCGCCGCGACGTCGGCCAGGGGCACGTGCTTCGGGCCGCGCTCGGTGAGGAACACGCGGAAGGCGTCGTCCAGGCGGCGGGCCGCGGCGGCGGCGCGGCGGTTCTCGTCGCCGGGCTCGGCGGTCGCGGGGACCAGCGCGTCGCAGCGGCTCACGCCGTACTCGACGGCGCCGCGCAGGTAGCGGGCGCTGTCGGCGAGCCCGTCCGCCACGGCGCGCCGCAGCTCGGCCGCGGCGCCGCGCGGCCAGAACACGAACCCCACCACGAGGCTCACGGCGCACCCGATCGCCACGTCCTCCACCCGCACCAGCCCGATCCGCAGCCCGGCCGGCTGGATGAGCGAGAACAGCAGCAACAGCACGACCGTGAACCCGGCCTGCCCGGCGGCGAACGAGATCACGGCGGGCGCGAGCCCGGTGAACACCACCGCGATCGGCAGCAGCGCCCAGAACACCGCCGTGTCGTGGCCGAGCAGCAGGATCAGCACGCTGCCGACCACGATTCCCGCGACCGTGCCGAGCAGCGCCCGCACCGCGCTCTGCCCGGTGCTCAGCGCGTTGGACCGCAGCACGGCCATCGTGCCGAACGCGACCCAGAACGAGTGCTCCACCCCGGTCAGCTCCGCGATCAGCACGGCCGCCCCGAGCGCGATGCCGCCGCGCAGGCTGTTGTGCAGCGTCACCGAGTTCCAGGCGACGTGCGCGCCGGTCCGCTCCTGCACCGACGACAACGCCGAACCGGCGCCGTCCGGGCGCCGCCCGATCAGGTGCTCCCACCAGGTCCGCCGCCGCGCCGCCACGGTCAGCTCGATGTTCTGCGCGATCTCCGAGATCGCGAAGCTCATCTCCTGGGCGCGGAAACTCG
Protein-coding regions in this window:
- a CDS encoding DUF302 domain-containing protein, encoding MDEGVVMAGEGLVTVASSRPVGETVDRLVELAENAGLIVFARIDHAANAVAAGLELRPMQLLVFGHGRGGTPLLADGPTSGLDLPLKALAWEDDQGAVHVTYNDATWLAERHNLGDGSAAAVGALGKGLATLVGKATE
- a CDS encoding SDR family NAD(P)-dependent oxidoreductase, whose translation is MTDTALPFTASSTAAEVLDGVDLTGLRAIVTGGASGIGLVTARTLAAAGADVTVAVRNPKAVEDLPAVQLDLADRASIAAFTAAWDGPLHILVNNAGVMALPELTRTADGWERQFAVNHLGPAALTLGLHDALAQAGGARVVNVASSAHLMAAVDFDDPHFERTPYEAWTAYARSKTAMILFTVALAERWAADGITANALHPGGIMTNLQRHLDETQLGFVGALDDHGNVLAVPPGWKTPDQGASTSVLLAGSPLVEGITGRYFEDTALAPVQPNPTPDGKGVAPYAIDPALAARLWDETQKMLG
- a CDS encoding STAS domain-containing protein, coding for MELELGPPVLLIDLREVTFCSSDGISALVRAHEAARVAAVPYAIVTGRVAVLRPLRMLALDRVLQVHRDLSDAKAWLGIVSRLRS
- a CDS encoding LLM class flavin-dependent oxidoreductase, yielding MAGGPLLAVALEGAGWHPAAWREPAARPAELLTAGYWTGLVQEAEAAKLDFVTFEDFLSLRADARGPFEDRTDVVQGRLDAVLIASRVAPVTSRIGLVPTAVVTHTEPFHLSKAIATLDYVSGGRAGVRVQVSRHEEEYRNFGRREPADAADLFDEAADYVEVLRRLWDSWEDDAEIRDVATGRFVDREKLHYIDFEGRWFSVKGPSITPRPPQGQPPVAALAHNDRAYRLADKAADLVYVTPQDRADVTKIRAAVDERLRVFADLVVFLDDKPGAAADRKARLDDLAGTEYTSDAHVFTGTPAELADLLLDWHAAGLTGFRLRPGALPDDLTAVTRGLVPELRGRGAFRHDYEAATLRGLLGLPRPANRYAA
- a CDS encoding IclR family transcriptional regulator, with translation MTVGAPASNGSAPNRAEVSDTGTATRHPELSGAEIARHVGRERSQISRMLKALSAHGLVEQNPETRGYRLGWQLHVLAAHAGDQRLLGSGTAVLRAVVAETGESALLSILQGDQSFTILRERSPHTVQAGGWVGRTSPLHVTASGRALILDHEDDDIRALLSRTPPGEFGPRALRSVAEVLERLHHERQESCTVAIDELEGGLLSVGAPVRDATGRIIASLNVSAPTSRALDRLTELSATTKVAARRLSAIMSRAS
- a CDS encoding dipeptidase, with the protein product MTEAVALHHDAMHHNAMHHDAVVADAHNDLLMLCSRYPAARQAAYFRSVWLPQLRAGGVDLQVLPVFLEPEFRPEGALRQTLRMIETAWRVEAGNRDAVRLCLTGDDIRETLADGRIALLLALEGCEAVGLDVGLFETLHRLGVRMASFTHFGRTMLADGSAEDDTGGRLTSAGVDAVAVCEELGIMLDVSHLGATSTDHLLELATRPLVASHSSAFAVRAHHRNLTDARLRAIADAGGVVGINVLAQFVDEHEHTVARVADHIEHAADVVGVAHVGLGPDFIKEVSDSLRRADERSWDDRTAREFVPGLEGPAGLPRITAELRHRGWAEPDVRQVLGLSFHDLFLKELGVPGAAR
- a CDS encoding SDR family oxidoreductase, which produces MADVERGRGLAGQTVVVIGGSAGIGLETARLARAEGAQVVLTGRDPEKLDKAAADVGAQDTSAFDATDPAAMAAFFQGLAAVDHVMITAGAPRYGPLLAMSAAEIRDALSDHLVVGLEVARSAAAKMPPGGSLVLMGGTGGRRVNRALGIVSSATAALPPFAATLALEIAPVRVNLIAAGFVDTPLSASLLGEGLDERRAELRATLPIGRVVTPVDVGALAVHLMTNTALTGATYDIDGGQQFVF
- a CDS encoding DUF6328 family protein gives rise to the protein MTEHSGETRDEKLGRNVSELLQELRVAQAGVQILFGFLLSVVFTSLFREASGFEKGLHMAAVVLAVAATAMLTAPAAWHRLLFRTGSREHILTVGNRVVVAGLVCLALAITVTVALIAKVVYGAAAMFGVAGFALLLFVVFWGVAPRLLRRR
- a CDS encoding NtaA/DmoA family FMN-dependent monooxygenase (This protein belongs to a clade of FMN-dependent monooxygenases, within a broader family of flavin-dependent oxidoreductases, the luciferase-like monooxygenase (LMM) family, some of whose members use coenzyme F420 rather than FMN.), with amino-acid sequence MTEPKQIHLAAHFPGVNNTTVWSDPEAGSHIEFSSFVKLAQTAERAKFDFFFLAEGLRLREQNGLIYDLDVVGRPDTFTVLSALAAVTERLGLAGTINSTFNEPFDVARQFASLDHLSAGRAAWNVVTSWDAFTGENFRRGGFLPQDQRYSRAETFLRTAWELFDSWRGDEVLADKATGRFLSDPHAGAFSHHDQHFTIDGRFPVPRGPQGRPVTIQAGDSDEGREFAAATADAIFSRYGTLETGRPFYRDVKGRLAKYGRTPDQLVIMPAATFVLGDTDADAHEKAHVVRLQQVSEQTAIKFLEQLWNTDLSEHDPNGPLPDFDPVVGEDLISKGRASVRMYRDPLATAKEWRQLAEAKNLTAREVIIEVTGRQTFIGSPTTVATAINDLVQNDAADGFILVPHVTPGGLDEFADTVVPLLQDRGVFRTEYSGTTLRDHLGLSQP
- a CDS encoding DUF4235 domain-containing protein; the encoded protein is MKKTLYKPLNFAVSALGGLVAGQVFKLLWQRIAGEDDAPSATDKHRGWQEILIAAAVQGAIFGAVKAAAERAGAVGYEKASGEWPGDD
- a CDS encoding VOC family protein, which codes for MTTSESGLENVDMKVEVLVIPVADVERAKAFYTGIGWRLDETPPWIVQLTPHGSPCSVQFGANLTDAKPGSAKGYVVVSDIEATRAALVAAGVAMSEIVHFGPDGPEPGVDPDRTSYRSQATFADPDGNQWQLQEITTRLPGRVDAAETSFASVSDLADAMRRAEVAHGEHEKRTGQADANWPEWYSRYMVAERAGTELPL